AATAGGTCAATTTTACTGCTTAAATGAGTGCTAAACCCATTATAATCAGGCTTTGTGTTTTCTTAGCTTGTGATTGTATCCCATGGATGCTTCTAAAGAGTTACGGCAAAAACCTTGCCTTTTTGCGCAGATATTGTGAAGGTGTATGATATTTGGTGGATGTGCCTGATTTTTTGCAATTTGTCAGCAAAATTGTCCCAATGATAAATGAGCATAAACAGTTCCTCGTTGAAGTAGTACCTGCTTCTCTGGAAAAATTAACTGAAGATACACCCGCCTTATGGGGAATTATGGGTCCACAGCACATGATTGAGCATGTTTCCGGACTTTTCTATATTTCCCGGAAAGAACTGGGGTTACCTTGTACAACGCCTGAAGAGAAACTTCCAAAGATGAAAGAATTTATCTGGAATGATCAACCTTTTCCCCGAAGTGTGAGAGTTGTAGGTATTCCGAAAGACAAAACCCTTCCCCTCCGTTATGGAAGTTTGGATGAGGCTAAAGGAGTTCTGTTCAAGAGTATTGATGATTACTACCAGTTTTTCGAACAAAACCCCGAGGCGACAACCATGCACCCGGTATTTGGCAGACTAAACCATTCGGAGTGGGATCGCATCCATTGGAAACATACGACTCACCATCTTCGGCAATTTGGCCTGATAGATTAGGCGATCAGTCTTTCTTTTCCCAGTCGCGGATCATATCCGGCAGTTTTCGCAGGGCTGCAATTTCACGCAACATCTGCCTGGCTTCTATTGCCACCATGCCAAGATATTTTTTTCCCCCTTCGAGAGAAGACATGACCCCTGTTTTGCCCAGAAGTTCTGCCCCTTTGCCAATGGTCAGGTCTTTTGTTACGCCAACCTGTCCCCAAAGGATCACGTCATCTTCTATATTGACAACTCCGGCTATACCGACCTGTGAGGCGATAATACATCGTTTGCCTATGATCGTATCATGGCCGATCTGTATCAGATTGTCAAGCTTTGTCCAGTCTCCGATTTCAGTAACTGCACTTACGCCCCGGTCAATGGTGCAGTTTGATCCGATATCTACATGGTTGCCAATGATTACCCGGCCCTTTGAAACCATCTTGTCTCTTCCATAAGGTCTTGCCTTAAAATAAAAGGCTTCCCCCCCAATGACCGTACCGCTGTTTATACATACATGGTCACCTAGTTGGGAATGGTCGTAAATCGTAACGTTGGCATGAATCCGGCCGTGGGTACCAATGGTTACCTCAGAACCGATCACACAATTGTGCCCGATCTCGGTAAAATCGCCAATCTTTACATTTTCTCCGAATACAACATTATGCCCGATTTTTACCCCTTCTCCCATAATGGGGGTGCCGGCCGTATTCAGTGGTTTTTGAGGCTGTAAATATTCTGTCAATCGGTTGTAATCCCTGAAGGGATCATCGCTGATCAGCAGCCCTTTGCCCGCTGGCGGGTCCACAAGCTTATTGATAATCACCGTAGTAGCAGCACTGGTAAGCGCCTTATGATAATATTTTTCGATATCGACAAAAGTGAGGTCGCCCGGTACGACCCGGTGTATTTCGTTGATTCCCTCAATGAGGTGATCTGCGGGCCCGGCAAATTCACATTCCAGTATTTGACCTGCGGTTTGAAGGGTGATGGGTTCCTGGAGCTTCATATTTTTTTGCAAAAATACAAAGGCAGGGCGGATCATAACTAAGGCACTGTCAAAAAAATTATTAATTTGTACCTGGGCGGGTATTTCAGGTAACCCGCCACTGAAACCTAATCAAAAATTGTTATGGCTGCTTACTCTTTATCTGTGAATGGCCGGAAAGTATCGGTTGATGTCAGTGAGGATACCCCTTTGTTATGGGTACTTCGCGATTCAATTGGCCTTACGGGTACCAAATTTGGCTGTGGTATTGCCCAATGCGGCGCCTGCACAGTCCATGTCAACGGTACTCCCGCCCGTTCCTGTTCGCTCCCCATCTCTGCGGTGGGTGATAAAAAAATTATAACCATTGAAGGTCTTTCTGAAGATGGTGAACATCCTGTGCAACAAGCATGGGAAGAAATCGATGTCCCCCAATGTGGGTATTGCCAGGCGGGTCAGATTATGTCTGCTGTGGCGTTGCTTCGCAACAATCCCAAACCGACAGATGAAGAAATCG
The Bacteroidia bacterium DNA segment above includes these coding regions:
- a CDS encoding DUF1569 domain-containing protein gives rise to the protein MINEHKQFLVEVVPASLEKLTEDTPALWGIMGPQHMIEHVSGLFYISRKELGLPCTTPEEKLPKMKEFIWNDQPFPRSVRVVGIPKDKTLPLRYGSLDEAKGVLFKSIDDYYQFFEQNPEATTMHPVFGRLNHSEWDRIHWKHTTHHLRQFGLID
- a CDS encoding (2Fe-2S)-binding protein — translated: MAAYSLSVNGRKVSVDVSEDTPLLWVLRDSIGLTGTKFGCGIAQCGACTVHVNGTPARSCSLPISAVGDKKIITIEGLSEDGEHPVQQAWEEIDVPQCGYCQAGQIMSAVALLRNNPKPTDEEIDDAMSGNLCRCGTYKRIKAAILLAAEKGGRI
- the lpxD gene encoding UDP-3-O-(3-hydroxymyristoyl)glucosamine N-acyltransferase, with product MKLQEPITLQTAGQILECEFAGPADHLIEGINEIHRVVPGDLTFVDIEKYYHKALTSAATTVIINKLVDPPAGKGLLISDDPFRDYNRLTEYLQPQKPLNTAGTPIMGEGVKIGHNVVFGENVKIGDFTEIGHNCVIGSEVTIGTHGRIHANVTIYDHSQLGDHVCINSGTVIGGEAFYFKARPYGRDKMVSKGRVIIGNHVDIGSNCTIDRGVSAVTEIGDWTKLDNLIQIGHDTIIGKRCIIASQVGIAGVVNIEDDVILWGQVGVTKDLTIGKGAELLGKTGVMSSLEGGKKYLGMVAIEARQMLREIAALRKLPDMIRDWEKKD